The genomic interval GAAGTGGCACAAACCCACCACGGCCATGATCCCTGTGTATCAGGAAATTGTGAACCTGTACCCGCAGAACAAGGCCATCTGGATGGCGGTGGCCCGGGCTTACCGCAATGACAAGAACTATTACACCGAATCGGTAGAAACCTACAGCAAGCTGGTCAAGCGTTACCCGGACGATGGCACCATCAAGCGGGAGTGGCTGGGTTTGCTGCTCTCCAGTGAGCGGCATCGGGCCGAGAACCTGCGTTTACTGAAAAAAATGACCGAAGAAGACACGACCGATTTGGACATTCTGGCGGCTTACGGCAAGTTGCTCTCCTATGAGCATAAGCTGGGTGAGGCCATGGACGCCTTTGAATCGGTTCTCAGCCGGAATCCGGAGCATCGGGAAGCTCTGGTGGGCAAGGGATATGTCATCTTGTGGAGCGGTCGCAAGTTGGAAGCCAAAAAATTCTTTCAGGATTTGCGCCAGCAGTATCCTGATGACGTGGATGTGGCCATTGGTCTGGCCCAGACTGAAAAAATGATGGGCCGCTACGATCAGGCCATGAAAATCATTCAGCAAATCAAGCCCCTGATGGATCAAAATCAGGCCGGTTCGGATGCGGTAAAAGCGCCGGAATCCGGTTTTATGCCGCTTCTGGACGCGGGGGCGTCTTACGTGCTGGTAGGCAATACGTCTATCGAGCGTGATTCCTTTCAACGCAATTTGAAGCCGGACTTCCTGATTGAGCCGGTAGGGGTTGTGGATCAGTGCGCTTCCGTGGAGGGCAGTTTGCCGCATGGGAATGCGGGCCTGCCCAAACCGCCGTCTCGACCGGTTGGCTTGCCCATTGGCCAGCAAGAAGCGTCGCGGGTATTGATCGCCGATGCCAGCGCCGATGAGGTGCAATCCTTGCGCTCGGAAATTGACGCCTTTAGCGATGCGGTGGAAACCCTCAAATTGCTTCAGCAAAGTGCCCGTCGGCAGTTGAACACGCTCAACCAGAATATTCGGAGTACGCAGGACGCCGTTCCCGATCAGATGAGTCTACAGGCCCCCGATGAGTCGGGTATGAGTGGCACGTATGTGGCGGATTTTTCCGGTGTGGGCAATCGGTCCGATAATTCGGAAGGCACGGCCAGTCAGACTGCGGGCAACGCGGTTGGCCGCAGTGGCATGACCAGAGCTTATGGTGCCTACACGGCGCTGGATTATGACACTAACCCCCTCTTATCGGGATTGGGTCGCTTCAGGAATGATGATCTGGATGACCTGGAGCGCGGGTTGGCCAACGATTTGCGGCCCATGATCCGCTCCGGGTTTTTATACTCCCGTCAGGGTGGGAACGCTACCACCAACCGGCTTTCCAGTTGGGGATTTCCCAGCCAGTTAAGCCTGTCCCTGACCCCGCAAATTCGGGTTCGGGCCGCCTTTCGGCCCGGTCGCTTCTATCTACCCAATGGGGTTGCGCCGGATAGTACCGCCGGGTTTGAGTATGGCTTTGGCAGCACCATTAAATACTGGGATCGCTTCACTTTGGATGGGGATGTGGCCTTTACCCGCTTTAGCCAGAGTGACAGCACCAACGTGACTTTTCAGGCCCAGGCCCAATACGATTTTACCGATAGCATCCGGGCCAAGGTGGGCATGAGCCGTTTGCCGCAGTACACCTCCCTGTTGACCCTGACTGGTTTAAGACCCGGTCTGGGCGCCTTCCGGGGTGATCTGATCGGTCAGGCCCGTGAAAACAGTATTTACGCTGAACTCAATACCAACCCTTTCAGTCAAAATGTGGACTGGAATCTGGGCTATGCCTGGGCTTGGGTGAATGGTTCCAAAGTCCCCACCAACTACAAGAATCAGGCCTTCACCTCGCTGGGCTATACCTGGCATTACGCGGCCAAGCATCAGGTGCGCGTGGGCTATGAGTTCCTCTATTTTGGCTACAGCAAAAATGCTACCAACGGCTTCTTTGACACAACCGCCGCTGGCGTCACAGATCCGGTGGTCAACCTGAGGCCGGTGACCCTGGCGAATTCAAACTATGTGTTTGGCGGTTATTACAGTCCCAAGCTGTTTATTATGAACGCAGGCCGTCTGGATTTTCGGGGTAGTTTGTTCAACAAGTTTCTGGAATACAAATTCGGTGGCAGCATCGGGGCGCAAACCGTCCGTCTGGGCCATGGCATTCGGGAAGAGGGCAACGGTACCTCTCTCAGCACGGCCTTTGATGCCAACGTGATTTTGAACTTTACGGACTGGCTGGCCGCTTACGGCGATGTGGATTATCTGGACGCGGGCGGACAGTTTAACCGCTGGCGCTTTGGTGGTGGCCTGATCGTTCGACCGCACATCGACGCGCTCTCGCCCATCATTGGTACCAAACCGGCCAAGATGTCTTCCAAATAAATTTAGTATATAATAATTATGTACTTGGTAAGCGTTCGATCAGTAAGTGACGATGAACTCAAAGCCGTTTGAAATTATGCGTTGGGAGTCTCCCGATTCCCCTAGTCTTGAGTTTTTGACCCGCATGATGCATCGAGAGGGGTTGCAGCCTTCTCAAAGTGAATTGGCAGGCCACAGCCGCTCTCTGGAAATGAAATTTCATCAGACCAGAGTGCTGGTCGTGGTGCAAGGCCAGTTACAGTTTGCCTTTCCGGGCTATGGCGTGATTGATGTGGAACCCGGCGATATTCTGGAAATCAACCCCCACGTGCTGCATGATGTGACGGTGAAGGGTTCTCAAACTGCCGTATTGCTTCAATCCTTGCGAGACTTATGATCGATCAGGGCAAACTTGCCTTGATTATTGACCACCCTGATTAAAAGCCACAAAAAACGGGAGCGCCGGTCAGGGCACTCCCGCTTTGCTTGAAAAGCCTGCCAGTCAGTTTAGTAGCGGGCCATGTACCGGTTGATTTCCCAGGGGGTCACATCGGTGCGATAAGCGTCCCACTCAATGGTTTTGGCTTTAATGTACTCGTGGAAGATATGCTCGCCCAAGGCTTCTTTGGCCACGCTGCTGTTTTTCATCTCTTCCAGGGCTTCATACAGGCTACCCGGCAAGGCTGGGATTTTTTGCTCCCGGCGCTCATCGGCGGATAGCTTGTAGATGTTGGCGGTCACTGGGCTGGGGGGCTCAATCTTGTTCTTTACCCCATCCAGGCCCGCCAGCAACATGGCGGCAAAAGCGATGTAGGGGTTGGCCGCCGGATCGGGAGAACGCAGTTCCACGCGGGTGGCGTTGCCCCGTTTGGCCGGTACGCGCAACAGGGCGCTACGGTTGGCCGCGGACCATGCCACGTAAACCGGGGCTTCATAACCTGGCACCAACCGTTTGTAGCTGTTTACCAGCGGGTTGGTAATGGCCGTAATACCCCGAATGTTCTTTAGCAGGCCGCCAATAAAGTGCAGGGAGGTTTCTGACAGTTGATAGTCGCCTTTTTCATCGTAAAAAGCGTTACCGCCCGCCACTTTGGCCAGCGACTGGTTGCAGTGCATCCCGGAACCATTGACCCCAAAGACCGGCTTGGGCATAAAGGAGGCATGCAGGCCATGTTTGGCGGCAATTTGGCGGGTAATAATTTTGACGGTGGTGACGTTGTCAGCCTGAGACAGCGCATCGGAGTATTTAAAGTCAATTTCGTGCTGACCGCTGGCCACTTCGTGGTGATCGGCCTCCATTTCAAAGCCCAGACGCTCCAGGGTGTCCACGATTTCGCCCCGAACGATTTCACCCAGATCATCCGGCCCGATGTCGTAGTATCCGGCGGCATCATGGGTTTCGGTAGAGGGGGTACCATCCTCGTTGCGCTTAAACAGGAAAAACTCCAGTTCAGGGCCAACGTTGTAGATGTAGCCCAGTTTTTGGGCTTCTTGCAGCACCCGCTTCAGGTTATTCCGGGGGCAACCATCAAACGGGGTGCCGTCCGGGTTGTAAATGTCGCAAATCACCCGACCGACCACCCGATCGCCCTCGGTTTGAGGCATCACAGAGAAGGTGCTGAGATCCGGGTAAAAGTACATATCGGAAGTTTCAATGGTGCGAAAGCCGGCGATGGAGGAGCCATCCAGCATAATTTCATTGTTCAGGGCCTTTTCCAGCTGATCCACATGGATACCCATGCTTTTGGGCATGCCGTGGATGTCCACGAATTGCAGCCGGATCAGTTTAACTTTTTTCTCTTTGGCCTCTTTTAAAATATCTGCCACGGAGCGAGAGGGCCGTCCAGTCGGCACGGGGAGTTCGAGGTTCATCATTCCAGATTCCTTAATTAAACACACGTAACGGTCTAGAATCGCTGAGAGTACCTGCGGAAATTTAGCGCTCTATGGACGACTATTGTATCTTAAAGTACCCTGCCCTGCTATTAAGGTGAAGGGTTCGCAATGTTTGAGACCGGTTCGCCTTTGTTTGAGCTGCACGCAGTTTTGCAAACGTGTTTTCAGGGCAGCCTCCACTTAACAAATTGCAGGCGCTGATCCATCAATCAATAAGTCAAAATGGTGCGTTGATCCACAAAAACCGGAAAAGGATCGCTCTCCAGGGTGTTTTGTCCCTGTTGAACTTGCAGGGAGAGTGTTTTTTGATCGGGAGAGAGTTTGATGTTGGCAATGAGTGGGTCCGGTTTTTGGGGATCGGCTTTGGATAAGGGGCTGGGGGTGCCTTCTTTTGCCAGATTGATATCGGGCAGGCTGACTGGATGGGCCTCAAAGACCAGTAGGCGTTTATTGCGCTGGGTTAAGCTAAAGCACTTGTGGGAGGGTTTGCTGGGGTCGCTTGCCGGTTGGCAGGGGCTGGGCTGTAGAAGGTAAATGCCTGTGGGGATAGGGCCCTGGTTGGTCTGAAATGCCATGGGAATGCGGATTAAAGGATAGGGGCTGGCTGGCGGGTCCTTGGGGCCCGTTTTGGATTCGTTTGGGGCTTGGCTGGCGCCCGGTGTTTCCTTGGCGGCTTTTTTTTCGAAGGGCCAAAACCACTTTTTGCCCTCGTCTTTTTCCGGTTTTGTGCTGACGTCTTTTTCCGGCGTGGTTTGTTTTTGGGGAAAATAGACCGGTTCCGGCCAGTTTTCTTCGGGGCTATTGGCAAAGCCCACCGGGCCAATACACGCACACACCAAAATAATTAAAGTTTTACTGCCAATGGACCGATAAAAAGCCTGACCCCCTGAAATCGGTGAGTGTTGCATTATGAAACTGGATAAGCAGCAAATTATTCTGATCACAACCAAGTACCTGTCCTATTTCATCAATATCATTATTATTGCGGCCATTGCTGGTGTTGTGGCCGGATGGATTTATATGCTGTACCAGTCGGCCATCAGCTAACTGCTGTTACTTACCGTTGGGTTTATTTTCAGTGTAATTGGATTGAGTGCTTTTGCCATCCGATAACTGAAGGAAGGGCTGGGGTATAATGGGCCTGTTGGAATTTGCGATGGTACGGCATAAGTCAGCGTTTAGGCTTTTCCTGATTGCCCTTGGGTCGTGCCCTGGATGGAAACATGCTGGATATTAAACTGATTCGAGAAAACCCCGATGCTGTTAATCAGGCCCTGAAACGCCGGAAGCCGGATTTGTCCGTGGATGCCATACTGGCCCTGGACGCTCGGCGTCGGGAGTTGCTTCAGGAAGAAGAGTCTTTGAGAAGTCAACGTAATCAGATTACCCAGCAAATTGCCCAGGCCAAAAAAGAAGGTCGCGACACCGAGGCGATTCAGCAGCAAACCCGTGCCCTGGCTGATCGGATTAAGGACATTGAAGCCCAAAAGGAAGCGCTGGCGGAGCAACAATCTGCCTTGTTGCTGGAAATTCCCAATATGCCCTTGCCAGAAACGCCCGATGGGGCCGATGAGTCCGAAAATGTGGTGCTACGAACCTGGGGCGATGAATTCAAATCCCGTTACTGCCCGGACACGTTGCCGCATTATGAAATTGGGGCCAATCTGGGCATTCTGGACTTTGAGCGAGGCGTCAAAATCGCCCAGTCCCGCTTTTCGGTGATGCGGGGGGAAGGCTCCCGGCTGGAGCGGGCCCTGATTAACTTTATGCTGGATACGCATACCGAGCGGGGTTACGAGGAAGTGTTGCCGCCCTTTCTGGTCAACCGGCAAGCCATGACCGGTACGGGCCAGCTGCCCAAGTTTGAAGCCGATATGTTCCGCTGCAAGGATGACGAGTTGTTCCTGATTCCCACGGCGGAAGTGCCGGTGACCAACCTGTACGCCGGAGAATTGCTGTCCGAGGATCAACTGCCCCTGAACATGACGGCCTATACCCCGTGCTTCCGTCGGGAAGCGGGCAGTGCGGGCAAAGATACCCGTGGGTTGATTCGTCAGCACCAATTCGACAAGATTGAGCTGGTCAAGCTGTGCAGGCCGGAGGACAGCCCTGCGGAGCATCTGAAATTGCTGGAAGATGCCGAAATGATCCTGCAAAAGCTGGAGTTGCCCTATCGAGTAGTGGCCCTCTGCGCTGGAGATATCGGGTTTTCCGCCGCCCGGTGCTTTGATATCGAGGTGTGGATGCCTGCGCAGGGCGTTTATCGGGAAATTTCCAGTTGCAGCACTTTTACAGACTTTCAGGCCCGTCGTATTGGCCTGAAATACCGCTCTGAAGCCACTGGTAAGCCTGCGTTTGTGCATACCATCAACGGTTCCGGCTTGGCCGTGGGTCGTACCTTGGCCGCCATTCTGGAAAATTATCAAATCAGTCATCAGGAGGTAGCCATTCCTGAGGTGCTGCGCCCATACTTCAGGAACGGTTCAACCCGACTGTGCGCCCCAAGAAGCAAGGAACTGGTATGAGCATTCCTCCACAAGCATCTTCTCCTGACGTCTCCGGATCATCCTCTGGCCCTGTCTCGGGCGGGATAGACCTGGATATCTTTCTGAGAATGGCTGTGGCCCAGGGTGTCTCCGATATCCACGTTCGGGCGGGGGCCGCCCCGGTGATGCGTAAGGATGGCGACATGTTGCCAACCAAAATGCCACCGCTGTCGGAGTTGGACATTCAAAATTTCGCCAAAAGCATTATTCCCGAAAAAACCCTGCCCCGGCTTAAAAATCGGACGGATTTTGACTTCAGCTTTATGCTGGATAACAGCTGTCGCTTCCGGGTCAACCTGTTTTACGAAATGGGGCGGCTGGGGCTGGTGATGCGTTTGATCCCCCTGCAAATTCCCACGCTGGATGATTTGGGGCATCCTCCGGTGATTAGCCGTTTTGCGGACTTGCACAAGGGGCTGGTGCTGGTCACCGGCCCTACCGGCTCGGGGAAGTCCACCACGTTGGCCGCCTTGCTCAATACCATTAACCGTACCCGGTACAAGCACATCGTCACTCTGGAAGACCCGGTGGAGTACGTTTACCAGAGCGACAAGAGCGTGGTCACCCAGCGACAGTTGGGGATGGACACAGACACCTTTCCCAATGGCATCAAGTACGCCTTGCGGCAGGACCCCGATGTCATTCTAATAGGCGAGATGCGGGATCGGGAAACCATGATGGCCGCCTTGCACGCGGCGGAGACCGGTCACGTGGTCTTTTCGACCCTTCACACCACGGATTCGGTGCAGACCATAAACCGGATCATCAATGCCTTTGAGCCTTACGAGCGTGACTCCATCCGTAACCAATTGGCGGGCGTGCTGCAAGGTACAGTTTCTCAGCGTTTGGTTAAAAAAGCCGAAGGCAAGGGCCGGGTGGCTGTGTCTGAAGTTATGGTGGTTTCACCGGCCATTCGCGATTATATTTTGCGGGATGAAATGGGCGAAATTTATCAGTTGTTGAACAATGCCGAGTTTGAGGGGGCCCACAGCCTCAACCATTCTCTGCATAATGCGTTTCGCAATGGTTTGATTACGCCCGAAGACGCGCTGGAGACCTCCGAGAACCCGACCGAGCTTCAACAGATGCTACGCGGGGCGTTCCACGGCAGTTCCACTTTTTGAGGAAGGCCTTGAGGAAGGCCTAAGGTTGAGCTTTCAGGGTGTTGACGGATTCTATTGACGGTAAGGACTTCCTTTTCCCGGTCAAAACCGCTACAATTAATATAGTAATAAGCTGTTTGAGGCGGTTAATCCACTTGTAATGGCGTATTACATTGGCCCGAAGCCGGCGTGCTTTTTGTTCATGAGCCTTCCGGCTTTGGTTTCGTCTCAAATGGTTTTGTGAAAGTCGTTTTTAGAGTTGAGTTAGCAGATTTAGCCAATCAGGGAGAAATCAGCATGGTGTTTGTACCCCGGATTCAGCGTTTGTTGAGCGTTTTGTTGGCTTGCGCGTTGATGGCTGTCAGTGGGTTTGGTGGCGGCACCAGTGCATTCGCTGCCAGCCGCCATCAGTCGGCTCAGTCCAGTTTGCTCAGCATTTCGGGGGTTCAGGTGAGCCCGGATGGCAGCGGGCTTGTTCTGGAGGCCAACCGTGTTTTTACCGGGGTGGAAACCCGGAATTTTACGGTTTTAAAACTGCCCTCTCCCTACCGCATTGTGCTGGATATTCCCAACGCCCGGTTGGCCGGTGGGCAAAACGTCTTCCGCATTAATCAACAGGGTATTGACCGGGTTGAACTCAGTGATACGCAAAGTCCTTTTTACAGTTCGGTTCGGGCCACCATTTATGTGGACAACAATCAGACCCTGGCCCGACTGACCCCGGAATTTGAAGGAAAAACCCTCAAGGTGCTGGGCTTGGCGCCGGCATCACTTTCCCCGGCCCAGATCGCCTCCACCAGTTTTGTGGCCAAGCCCGCCGTGCAAGCGGGCAAGGTGGCTCAGCCCTTGCCTCCTGTGGCCAAGCCTGCCGTGAAGATACCCGCTCAGCCGCCTGTTTTGGCGACGCTTCCTCCCAAGCCGGAAACGCAAACCCCGGCCGTGCAAACCACCATTCTCAATACGCCGGTCCCTGCCGGGACGGCCATCATTGAAAGCATCCAGGTGCGGGACAACAAGTTGTTCATTCAGTCGGTGGCAGGCACGACCTTGCGCATCAAGAAGCGCTTTACCCTGAGCGATCCCAGTCGTCTGGTGCTGGAGCTGGAGGGTGCTGTATTGCGCAGTCGTCAGTTGCTGGAACCCATTAGCACCCGACTGCCTGAAATGCGTCAGGTTCGGGTGGGTCAATTTGATGAGAATACGGTTCGTGTTGTGATTGAGTCCAGCGATCCTGACCAGCTGGAGGCCATTTACAATGGCGGCGAGAGAAATCTGCTGGCCCTGACCCCGGATTCTGGAACCTCTATCACCAAGCTCTCGGCGAATACCCAGTTGGGTGAGGTGCAAAGTATCGACCTGCGACGGGAAGGGGGCAATACCATTCTGCGGTTGGCTGCCAGCACCCCCATTGTGCATCGTTTCCTGAAGAAAGACGATCGGCTGGTGCTGGACTTGCTGAATCAGGCCGCTCATCCCACCAACATCAACTTTGATGCCCGTCAGTACCCTGAAATTGAGAAAATGCGTCTGGAGCCCCTGACCGAAGGTCAGCCCAACAGCAAATTGGCCATTCAGCTGGTGCAGGCCGATACCCGGATCATTCCCTCCATTTCCGATGATGGCAAAGTGCTGGAACTGCAAATCTCCGCCGATCGCGTGGCGAAAAGCACGGGCGCTTTCCCCAATCTGGCGGGCTTGGCTGCTGCCGGCAAGGCCCCTTTTCCCGCCCGAATCGTGGTGGACGCCGGCCATGGCGGTAAAGATTTTGGAGCCATGCGGGGGGGCGTGAACGAGAAAGACCTGAACTTGTCTTTGGCTTTGATGTTGCGAGATGCGCTGGAGGCCAAAGGGTTTAAAGTGTTTATGACCCGCAGCACGGATGAGTTTTTGCCCTTGCCTAAAATTACGGCCATTACCAACCAGATTCGTCCGGATCTGTTTATCAGCATTCACCACAATGCCTCGGTTAATGCGGCGGCCAATGGCATAGAAACTTACTACTATACGCCCCAAAGCATTGCCTTGGCCCGAAGCGTGCATAACCGGGAGATTAACGCGGTGAGCGCCCGGGATGGCGGGGTCAAGAAGGCCATGTTTTACGTGATTCACCACACCAACGTACCGGCTATTTTGTGTGAGGTGGGTTATGTGTCCAACCCTAATGAGCTGACGGCCTTACAGACCTATGAGCGTAAGTCCAAAACCGCTCGATCCATTGCGGATGGTGTTGTAGACTATTTGAAAACCCGAGTGTCCGCCAACGCAGTAAAGTAGCCACTGAATGAATCAACCCCTGCCATTTTCTCCCCAGCACACCGCTCAAAATCCGATTGGGGTATTTGATTCCGGGCTGGGGGGGCTGCGGGTTCTGGATCGTCTGATGCAAACCTTGCCTGACGAGCGATTTGTGTACCTCGGCGATACCTTGCACATGCCCTATGGGGAGAAAACCCAGGCTCAGGTGACCGAATATCTGTCCGCCTCCCTGCACTGGCTGTTTGAGCGGCATCAGGTCAAGATGATGGTGGTGGCCTGTAATACCGCGGCATCGGTGGCTCCCCAATTGTTCAGCCGTTATCCGGGTGTGCCTTTTGTGGATCCGGTGACGCCCATTTGCCGATGGCTGGCCACTACTAGGCAGTATCGCACCGTGGGGGTGATGGCCACGCCGGCCACGGTGGCGTCCAACCGGTATCAGATTTTGCTGGATGACTTGAACGCCCCTGTTTTGCTTTCACAGGTGGGATGCGATCATCTGGCCTCCCTGATTGAAGCGGGACAAGGGGAAACGCCTGCCTGTCATGCTTTATTGCGCCAGTATTTGCGTCCATTGCAGGATCGGGGGGCGGAGGCCATTGTGCTGGGTTGCACCCATTACCCCTATGTCATGGATCAGGTGGCCGCTCTGTCACCCAACGCGGATGTTCTGGATCCGGCGGTATTTATGGCCCTGGATGCCAAGCGGTTGCTGGCTGAGCATCAGCTGGCCAATCCGCAGGTGACCGGTCGTCCCATTGCGGAGGTGGATTATTTTGTCACCGCCGAACCGGATCGTTTCTATGAAACCAGTCGCCGCATGCCCTTTCAGGCTTTGGCCATGAAGCACCCCACGGTGGTCAGTATTCCGGCGCTCTCTCTGCCCTCTTAACGGTGCTTCTTGTTTTGAACCTCAGGCAAGGCAGCCTTCCCCAGACGTTTGTAAAACGGCGTGCCGCTTACACAGACTATGGATTTGCTTTTGCGAAGTTGCCCGGCATCCATCTTGAACTCGCTGTACTCGAACAATTACAAACGTCTGGGGAAGGCTGTCTGGCCTGGTTTTAATCAGATCCGCCGTTAATGCTTGGCCGGGGGTGGTGTGGCGGCGCTGGCATCCTCTTTTTGGGCCGCTTCGCTGTTATGGCCCACTGCTAATGGATTGCCAGCGGGTGAGTGGCCACTGGTTTCTGCGCTCACCTCGGCGGCAGCCGCTTTTGCCCCGGGTACGGGCTTTAATATGTTGGATAACCAGGCTTCAATCTGTAGACCCACCCCGGGCTGATTGCCCAGCATTTCGGCCCCTTCCCCGATTTTTTCGTAAACCTGCAAGGTTTTGGGGCCGGTAATCCAGTTATACATGTGCTGGGCCTGGCTGTGTGATTCCTTGAAGTCATGGTTACTGAGGATCAGGGTGGGGTTGCCGTATTCCAGTAACCCCCGGCTGGCGTCGATGCCCTTGAACTCAATACCGGGGGACAGAAGCACCAGCGCTTTGACCTCGGTACTGTTTTTACCGGCAAACGTTGCCACGTTGGCTCCCAGTTTTTCCCCGATGAGCGCCACTTGGCTCCCGTCCACCTCCGGGTAATCTTCTCCTTTTTTAAAATACTGAATCACCTGGATGATATCGCGATGCAGGTTTTTCCACTGCTCGGGCTGCAGCAAGCGCCAACTGACCCGACGCTTCCAGGTGGTGATGGTGCTTTTGCCGTGGCCCCGCAGGTCCATGGCGTAAACGGCATAACCGGCTTTGGTCAGGGTGGCCGGTAAGTCGCTCCAGGCCAGATGATCCCGGTTGAGGCCGTGCAGTAAAATAACCAGCGGGTACTTGGGGCCCTGATACGCTTCACTGTCGGGGATGTCATTTTCTCCCGGCTCGCTCAGGCTGGGATCGTATAAACGACCGTAGATGACCAGTTGATCCGAAAGCGGGATGGAAACTTCCTCAAAGGGTAGGTCATGCATGGCTTTGGGCAGTAGCATGCGCTCATCGGCAGGCTCGGCCGGCTCAGCGTTTTCCTCGGCGGTAGCCTCTTCGGTTGTGGCTTCTTCTCCTTTGTTGCCATGGGCTTTGTCAGTGGGGGCGGGTTTGTCCCAGGGCATGGGGGGCAGTTTCATTTCGCAGCCGCTCCAGGTGATGGAGCTCATTAATAGCAGGAGTAGG from Vampirovibrio chlorellavorus carries:
- the murI gene encoding glutamate racemase gives rise to the protein MNQPLPFSPQHTAQNPIGVFDSGLGGLRVLDRLMQTLPDERFVYLGDTLHMPYGEKTQAQVTEYLSASLHWLFERHQVKMMVVACNTAASVAPQLFSRYPGVPFVDPVTPICRWLATTRQYRTVGVMATPATVASNRYQILLDDLNAPVLLSQVGCDHLASLIEAGQGETPACHALLRQYLRPLQDRGAEAIVLGCTHYPYVMDQVAALSPNADVLDPAVFMALDAKRLLAEHQLANPQVTGRPIAEVDYFVTAEPDRFYETSRRMPFQALAMKHPTVVSIPALSLPS
- a CDS encoding alpha/beta hydrolase; translated protein: MKKLTTTSQASRRFLQRFLPLLLLLMSSITWSGCEMKLPPMPWDKPAPTDKAHGNKGEEATTEEATAEENAEPAEPADERMLLPKAMHDLPFEEVSIPLSDQLVIYGRLYDPSLSEPGENDIPDSEAYQGPKYPLVILLHGLNRDHLAWSDLPATLTKAGYAVYAMDLRGHGKSTITTWKRRVSWRLLQPEQWKNLHRDIIQVIQYFKKGEDYPEVDGSQVALIGEKLGANVATFAGKNSTEVKALVLLSPGIEFKGIDASRGLLEYGNPTLILSNHDFKESHSQAQHMYNWITGPKTLQVYEKIGEGAEMLGNQPGVGLQIEAWLSNILKPVPGAKAAAAEVSAETSGHSPAGNPLAVGHNSEAAQKEDASAATPPPAKH